The Ptychodera flava strain L36383 chromosome 16, AS_Pfla_20210202, whole genome shotgun sequence region CAAATTTTACCATTGAGAAACATTAGAGTTATACCAATAGGGCTGATATTATGTCCGTTTGAAGCCTTGCTCTGTGCAAAGTACCATTTCTTTACTCTACTATgggaaattgaaattaaaaagtACACTCACTGGGCCGTTTCTTCATATGAAAACAATACGGTTTTCCTAGGGGGGCCTCCCTATCGTTTGTAAGGCAAATTGACCCCCTAGCACTATGATGATTTGCAAAATTGTTCAGTTTGGGTCAAGTATTCCTCAGTGTTGAAAAGGATACATTTAAAGTGTTCATGgactttgaaaaactaagatggtaaattcatTTCCGACACCaaaagctttgaaatgagcccccacaagtggtagacaagAGATGTATTGAAAACATGTGAGagactgaatatctgtccccaaggcgcactACACTTGGTCATTGAATCATAAAATCTGAATCACATTCTGGCTCATGCATTGTGATATTGGAAAATTATGTCAATGGCCtgtaaaaattggaaaaaataggACTAGAATCTATGCTCAAGGGGCAATGTACTTAAATTGCGGCTCGTTGTTCATAGTTTGTGTGATTAATACAGTCATGTCTCTATTAGAACTTTATACCATCCATTTATCCATAGGATAAGTTGCACGGTAGCAGGTGTATAGAGGGTGAATGAACAACAAATGCATGTAGCTATTTTATCAAGTGAAAATCATTCAAATGTACAAAGTCacaattaaaactttcatcctGAAAGGTAACTgtagttgtcaatcattttgcgGAATATTTGATGTTTGCTCCGCTGACCTACATCTAATATTTTTACATAATGAGCAATGCaacacacaaaaacaacagcttttttttactttcagaGAAAAGGTGGGCAATATTCCACAATCTGCTTCCATCGATCTTCTAGATCCAAAACGACTAGAATTCAAAGTAAATGACGAACTTTTACAGGATATAGAAATAGCAGAGCGACATCTTGATACGTGAGTATTTCAGGTGTACATTAGTtttctatcaatcaatcaatcagaagAATTTATAGAGCGCCAGTATCCACTATAAAGTAGTGTTCAATGGCGCCGTACAAAGTTATGGCAAGGTGTCAGTAGGCTCTTTCAAAGAGATGGGTCTTCATGTTCTTCTTGAAATTGTCCAGACTGGAAGACTGCCGTATTTCTAAGGGTAAATTATTCCAGTTAAGTGGAGCAGCACGCGAGAAGGCACGTTCATCATAAGTTTTCAGTCTGCATTGTGGAACATGAAGAAGTTCCTTGTCATTTGACCGGAGAGTGTGGGATATAGGTTTACGGTGCATTAAGTCTGATATATATGTTGGAGTGCTGTCATGAAGTGCCTTGTAGGTGATGAGTAGAGTCTTGTACTGGATTCTGAAGACAACTGGTAGCCAATGTAGATTTATAAGAACAGGTGTGATATGATTGAATTTCCTGGTACGTGACACTATTCTAGCTGAAATTTTTCTAATGACTGTGATGGATTGTTCAGAACTTTGCTCTCCAAGCTACTCACTATATCGTGTATCTtaagtcatcaattttttttaagtgaACGCTATAAATTTAAGATGTGTTGAAACGGAAATAAATTTTAAGGTTAAAAGGACGGCCATTCTCGGGACAGTTTTTACATCAGTCAATCAAATAAGTGTAATAGTATTTTCTTTCATACTTATTTTGCTGTCAAgatgtaaaataaatttttagtCCCATGGACGCAGTCCGGCAGGGACTTAAGATTGCgttccgtccgtccatccgtcacAAGCCATTTCTCTGTCACCCCTGAGccattttttcaaactgtgtgcaaggataaagtactgtgccatacacatgcacatcagtttattttgcgatacaatccaatatggctgccaggcggctaTTCTGTTTCGaatatttcaagtttttgaacTGTAACacaactatccctgaaccgatttctttcaatgttggtacacagataaagtactatggcgtATATATGAACCtgaatttattttgcgatacgatccactATGGCTgccgggcggccattttgttgtgattttttcatgtttttgaaccataactcaactatccctgaacagatttcgttctaacttggcacacagacattgtattgtagtgtgcatgtgcatgtcaattaatggtgcgagcggggactgtgtcatcagcgatgacttgtaGTTTACAAAACTTATCAAGCAGCAGTTGTGGATGCTGCCATTGGAAATCAAAGATGATAAGGAATGAAGGTGCACTGTTAGTCTTATGTACTTGAATCAGCCGTTTGTTGCCTGTCAGCTGATAACAGTCGTGGCCTCACGTGTTGCCTTTCAATTGATTAGAGTTGTAGTGCTATACCATAAAGCTGCCTCTCACACTCTCTTCATCACAGGATGGTGGATGACCTGCAAGTACATGCCTTTCAGTTCAAACCATTTGGCAAAAATATGCCTAAAGCCAACAGAATGAGTCCTGATGCATTTATCCAGGTTGCCTTGCAATTGGCGTATTACAGGTGAGTATATAGAGCTGTGATATTTTGGCTACCCTAAAGACGTTATAAACGGCTTGCGGTGGTTTTTGGTAGCGGATACAAGATCTCTtaggtgaaaattagcatattttgcgGGAAATAATCGCCATGCTttgctcggtgattatttctcccaaatatgctaattttcacccccaAGGTcatatatccgcaaccaaacaCCCGAGCATCTGGGTTGGAATTTGGAAATTTGCGAGAACTTCCAAAAGTTGCGCAGTTCttcttgttgaaaataaaaacaaaagcttCCAGCCTATCAGAAAATCACGTTTGAGCAAAGtatattgtaatattgagatAATCACTTTGATTAGCGTTCTTTCAATCATAATACCATGTGTCATTTTATCAAGATTTCCGTGTTACACTGGTGTTAGGAGTACACGTATATTCTTTCTGTTCATAGCTGcattacaaacatacaaactcCACACTTTGGATGCTCTAATTGTTACTGCCTTGGGTCAGCGGATGACAGTCATACTTATAAAgggttttttaaatttatttgtgtCTACTAGAATTTACAGTCAGCCAGCTGCCACCTCTGAGAGTGCCTCCTTGAGGAGATACCGACTTGGTCGCATAGACACCATCAGATCATGTACAACTGACTCTGTGAATTTCTGCAAGGCAATGCTGAATGAAAAAAAGACGGTGAGATTTGTTTAACTGGTTGAGATTTCTACAATGTAGAACATGTGAGGGCGCTCCAGTAACTCCTGAAGCGCTCTCATGTGATTAATCATCCATTCTACTCAGACCCTTTGAGACAtatcaatttaaaatttacCGGAGGAAAGAAGTGAATATTGTAGGCATCACTACTTCCCATATAATAACAACGAATGCTTTTACCGAAAGGAATCAGACAGGAATATTGTAATGTTTGAACAATGATGAAAGGAAGATGCAACCAGAGTGAAcctgatatgaactgaaaatgctcacgtgtttcattatatattgaagttatgtgtaaatttgaacctttgccacatgtttgcaacttcattgaaaatattatgatcaacataatgaacaacaaTCAccaccgattaattctaaaaggtcatgaagtatacaaatatgtaattagctgaaataaaaatactaaaagttatttgactgctcttattgtatcaccactttatctagcaagtgtaattacccttggcaagccatatatgccgagctgtgaaagctcattagatatgcaaattataaattagctgacatgaaaatgtgaaatgactttcgatattgttttgacctagtacctggtataatcatcaatgtacatagcatgttttgccaactttgatcaagtataTCCCGgtataagcaaagttcattaaatatgtaaattaggaagtggctaaagtaaaaatgcttaatgattgtcgataatgttgtatcatggtatctgcaatatgtgtagcaaattttgtcaacttggtcaagtcaattcagacatatatctctaattaggagagatcattaaatatgcaaattaggaattggctgaagagaaaatgcttaatgactttcaataatattgtattttttgctcacgtgtttatacacgtgggcatatgtcgcagcgagtctgtctgtctgtccgtctgtgtgtctgtctgtctgtctgttggtccattttctcaaaaacgacttatcagatcagaatcaaatctggtacatatattcagttagcaaatggcaagaactgattagtttttggtgggtctggcttgcatactttttgctcatttgcataattaatgattttagaaaaaatggatatatttaaaaaacaactacacaaatttgatgagatttgctacaaatgttgatcacaccaagatatatcagcagtgggaaccattaagggtgacatgaaagataaatgctaatttgcatatttaattaactttcctaactagggatatatgtctgatttgacttgatcaaaagtaaccaaacttggtatgtatatttaagatactatgatttaacattattgaaagtcattaagcgttttaatttcagccaattcctaatttgcatatttcatgaactttgttaattaggaatatatatttgaaatgactggaccaaagttgatgaaacttgctacatgtattgaagccactatgatacaactttttgaaagtcattaaacatttttacttcagccaattccgaatttgcatatttaatgaactttcccaattagggatataaatctaaattaacttgattgtagttgttgaaacttactatatacatcaaagatactgtgatataacattattgaaagtcaaaagacatttttacttcagccaaaacctaattttaatattaaatgaattttcataattaggtatatttatcttaatggacttgatcaaaattgatgaaacttactatgtatattaaagactctataattcaatattattgaaagtcatcaagcattttctcttcagccaattcctaatttgcatatttaatgaactttcctaattagagatatatgtctgaattgacttgaccaaagttgacaaaatttgctacacatattgcagataccatgatacaacattactgacaatcactaagcatttttactaaagccacttcctaatttacatatttaattaactttgcttattagggatatataccgggatttacttgatcaaagttggcaaaacatgctatgtacattgatgattataccaggtactagatcaaaacaatatcgaaagtcatttcacattttcatgtcagcttatttataatttgcatatctaatgagctttcacagctcggcatatatggcttgaaggacttggccaacggtaattacacttgctagataaagtggtgatacaataagagcagtaaaattactttaatatttttatttcagctaattacatatttgtatacttcatgaccttttagaattaatcggcggtgattattgttcattatgttgatcataataatttcaatgaagttgcaaacatgtggcaaaggttcaaatttacacataacttcaatatataatgaaacacgtgagcagttacagttcatatctggtttatagtgtctttaatgtacatagtaagtttcatcaattttgatcaagtcaattcagataaatatccctaattatgaaaattaatttaatattcaaattaggttttggcttaagtaaaaatgtcttttgactttcaataatgttatatcacagtatctttgatgtatatagcaagtttcaacaactacaatcaagttaattcagatatatatccctaattgggaaagttcattaaatatgcaaattcggaattggctgaagtaaaaatgcttaatgactttcaaaaatgttgtatcatagtggcttcaatacatgtagaaatttcatcaactttggtctagtcatttcaatatatattcctagttaacaaagttcatgaaatatgcaaattaggaattggctgaagttaaaatgcttaatgactttcaataatgttaaatcatagtatcttaaatatacataccaagtttggttaattttgatcgagacaaatcagacatatatccctagttaggaaagttcattaaatatgcaaattagcatttatctttcatgtcaccccttaatggtacccactgctgatatatcttggtgtgatcaacatttgtagcaaatctcatcaaattgtgtgtagtcgtttttaatatatatccgttttttctaaaatcattaattatgcaaatgagcaaaaagtatgcaagccacacccaccaaaaactaatcggttcttgccatttgctaactgaatatatgtaccagatttgattctgatctgataagccgtttttgagatatcggaccaacagacagacagacagacagacagacagacagacagacagacagacagacagacagacagacagacagacatcgctgcgacatatgcccacgtgtgtaaacacgtgagcaaaaaataacCGATAATATGTAAATGCACCATTGTGTgaattttctgtgaaaattgtCTGACTACCGTACTCTACGATTGTTAGATTATTAGGtgattcacattttttttcttgcagCCCAGTGAAAAATACAGGCTACTCAGGAAAGCTGTTGAAGCACACATGACATACACCAATGAAGTATGCTACTCAAAGTCATTCTTGGTGTTCATTTTTCAATGGCGCCCTCAAGCCTGTGTGATTACAAAAAGAGACATGCAGAACTTGTgtgaagcacagtccctctttAGAAGCAAAATGTGTGATATTTTATCCATGTCTGTTTGAAGTTTATGTGAGAGTCTGTAATCTGATGAAGTGACAGCATGTTAATTTtacggtagtatgcgccttgaaagtgaaagacatataAACTTTGCTATAATAATatgaattttgctcaaactttctttaaggaatctttcaaccattcactttcaaaatcaagaataaaaatcgggggtcaccgtgcaaattttggtacaagagaaacaaataactcaagatttaccgatatttaatattcaaattggtCGCCATCCGCGTGTTAATTCTTTAGTTAAAAATACAATTCttgaatttcgaaaattaagcaggtgaaaagttttctaacatcaagagctttaaaatgaaccccaacgagtggtatatcagaaaagaattgtgaaagtttgacaaCTGTCTTCATGGCGCGTTCTACTTTAACCGTTTTGGTCAACTAATTCCAAATCAGCATTCAAATCAAGGTAAAGAGAAGATCACTGTCACGAACACAGCTGTGGCATACGATATCATTACTAGGTCGAGTCTGTGCTTACCTATTTATcaggactggacataaattacaggggggtggggggtggactggtgtttttcgaaacaccgctgcgtcaaaataatgacccttcaaaagttcatgcacaaaaattagtgaccctcccccttatccgtgcatgaaaataagtgaccctcccctgttactcaataccccccaaacaaacccgcaatgcgtTCAAGAcaagacctccttctgacttgctatacttttgaagtcccctcccaaaaggaaggcaaaatgcggctgatataacgctttgtccaaaaaatatcaaatcatatgtgtgtgataattcatgtaaatgtactttgcttaaagtggcagataaaaagtgcatgcatgtacaaaaaatgtaatttttagatttcatcgataatgtcgattcactatgcatggcagcctatgatgaaactatgaatatttttttccaatacaaaactaggtaaatctgtgcatttatgttcACCTAATTataagtattaatgttcatgactagactacagtggtttcaagtctatggttgtgcaagaaatttgtttttggaatttcactgaaatgtccattcactatgcatggcagcctatgatgaaactatgaatattttttttaaatacaaaactaagtaaatctgtgcatttatgtacacctaattattagtataaatgttcatgactagactacagtggtttcaagtctatggttgtgcaagaaatttgtttttggaatttcactgaaatgtccattcactatgcatggcagcctatgatgaaactatgaatttttttttaaatacaaaactaagtaaatctgtgcatttatgtacacctaattattagtattaatgttcatgactagactacagtggtttcaagtctatggttgtgcaagaaatttgtttttggaatttcactgaaatgtccattcactatgcatggcagcctatgatgaaactatgaatatttttttttttaatacaaaataagtaaatatgtgcatttatgtacacctaattattagtattaatgttcatgactagactacagtggtttcaagtctatggttgtgcaagaaatttgtttttggaatttcactgaaatgtccattcactatgcattgcagcctatgatgaaactatgaatattttttttttaaatacaaaacttagtaaatctgtgcatttatgtacacctaattattagtattaatgttcatgactagactacagtggtttcaagtctatggttgtgcaagaaatttgattttggaatttcactgaaatgtccattcactatgcatggcagcctatgatgaaactatgaataattttttttccaatacaaaacaaggtaaagctgtgcatttatgttcacctaattattagtgttaatgttcatgactagactcagtggtttcaagtcaatggttgtgcaagaaatttgattttggaatttcactgaaatgtccagtcactatgcatggcagcctatgatgaaactatgaatatttgtattccaatacaaaactaagtaaatctatgcatttatgtacacctaattattagtattaatgttcatgactagactacagtggtttcaagtcaatggttgtgcaagaaatttgtttttggaatttcactgaatgtCCATTCATTACGCATGGCAACCTATGAtgaactatgaatatttttttttccaatacaaaactaagtaaatctgtgcatttatgtacacctaattattagtattaatgttcatgattagactagagtggtttcaagtccatggttgtgcaagaaatttgattttggaatttcaccgaaatgttgattcactatacattgtaggctaagaggaaactacaaataactcataggttatctgatcctaaattgttattcaaaagttgttagacctgaagcttccagttgttattgatgacattttgcactattctgaatagtttgtattctgtcaatgttctcaaaaaatgaaaaatgtacatacagcttcatgaacatttgacaccgacctatacccaatgtattgtcaatgggagaatgatatcaaataagtgatctcccaaattgttatataaagcgtcattataggggacagtttatatgtacaatagaggagttggataagtagaatcatgacaacttaaatcaatgtggctgcttggatcatcaatacattgcttattatacccttaaacttgcgcccgaagggcgcgccgaaaatggaaatgacagaaaatgaaagtgccaggaggtatgttttcttttttcagtattccatattctttaatacgtgcacatgcaatttcagctttgatgcataaaaaggtgaccctcccccataggcttgcacaaaattttatgacccttcaaaaatgcttgcgcaaaaaatggcgacccaccccaaaaacaccagcccaccccctctgtaatttgtgtccagtccctaaggtgggtcaattattttttgaatttcaggcCCTCATTGGTAATGTGATAGACAGATACTTGCTGGGGTTGAAACTGACTGCGATAGAAAGTGGCTTGAATGTTCCTGAAATATTCATGGACCAAGCCTATCGGACAGCCATGCATTTTAAACTCTCAACCAGCCAGGTTGGTCTCGTTTTACCTTCTTACTGCTTGCCCGGCATCTCTTATATGCCAAAACCATGATTTCCAGCGCTTTCTGTGGGGAAGTATACAAGTAGATGTGGCAAGAAATTTTGCTTTGGGAACTTGCAAGCATTAGAGGGTAGTGATAGAGTGTTGTGACAGGAATTGGCTTCCAAGTGGCTTTACAGAAGATTCTTTTAGGAGCAGatgcagtttctttttttaaaaatgtatcatTCCCCGCCATGCCGCATGTTCCAAAAACTCAGGTTTTATGTCAGATCAACGCAAAGTGTCCAGTGAAATTCATTTCTACTCCATCAGCTGTAATTATGGCTGtcttttttctacttttttctgtctgtaaaaTAGAGTTTCTTATTTTGCCCCCGAAAATGATGTTGAAACACTGTCCAATTTTGCACCACAGTCTGTGTGTTTTGTGCAAAGTAGCTTTGATAACCGAATTCTAGGCAGAGGCTGATAATGTTAGGTTTAGTTCaaaaatggtggtgaaatcAAATAAAGCCTGTGTCAGGTAATGTGAAATGCATGTTCTTGAATAAAAAGCCCCACGCTGACCTTGATTCAACGTGGCAGGTGTGAACTGTGACCGTTCTGAAGAGTGATGACTcattgttttttggttttttttgatCAATTACTAATTTTCTGTGCTTCCCATGTCTTACATTCAGGTTCAATCAAAGTTTGACCTGGTGATGGGTTTCGGACCTGCCGTTCCCGACGGCTATGGCGTCTGTTACAACCCCCGAGAAACGCACATCATTTTCGTCCTCTCGGCATTCAACACCAGCCCCGAGACGGACGCGCAGAAACTGGCCACCTCATTGGCTGCCAGTCTCATGGAGATGCAGCAACTGACCATTCAGAACGAAGGATCCAAACTTTAACCCTGTCTCCACCACTCACATGATTGCAAACTTTGAAATCGGAACTTGCCATCAGCTTCAGATAGAAACATCCTCAGGTTATATGGGgtagggggtggggggggggttgcaAAAATGTTGCAGTGATCATGTCACTTGAACGTCAATGTATGATTCAATTTCGAAGCACGTACTATCTGCAGCTGAAAAGGGTGTGTTATTCGAAAATATGCTTTTCGAGAGagatttgaaaattgatattgtTTGAGAAATAAAGGAAAAACTTTTGAAAAGCAATAACCCCCAAACCATATATATGTAAGCATCATAGTGAAATTTGTATGGCTGGTGAAACAATCAATTAAGAACCATTAGGACAAATTACAGCCTATCATCACTGGGGTCAAAATTTCTCAAATGCATATTCACATGAGTTTAGATCAACGGGTCTGCTTGTCAGTCAAAATAGCTTTTGTTGACATTGAGTATCAGCATTATGTACAATTTTTAGTGCAGGTGAGGGAGAGTGGGTCAAACTGTCTCCAGCTTAGTAAATTTCTGATCCCGGGGTGCTTTCTATGGTTTGTACCCCCTAGGATAGTGTTTAATTGCAATACTTCTCCGTTGACCCCAGTGTTGTGCAgtaataggcgagcggcgaatccacaaaaagggccttattttaggagtttaatgtacccaccttacatacggccacatcatacgtcatttgaaagcttattatctctactttaagaaaattgacgatgtggagctgccaagtagggccataacctcctaatttgcataattaacaagggtacccaatttgcataaatgcgatataatatttgaaatttattgttaacttctctaacgatacgtttaaactatcgagtaatatatcaaatgaaaggtctttccatgtagaatacaaaatggatattcaaagagatattgaaattgattatactgaaatattttcatgtttatatggaaaacaatattttccccttttgaataacaatattttaaaaattgtaacacatacagccacaacacacagccacatcatacgtcatttgaaagcttattatctctacttcacgaaaattgacaatttggagctaccaaatcgggccataaccccctaatttgcataataaacaggcatacccaatttgcataaatgcgatatagtattataaatttatagttaacttttctaaacatacgtttaaactatcgagtgatatatcaaatgaaaggtagttacatgtagaatacaaaatgaatattcaaagagatattgaaatggatttcactgaaatattttcatatttatatggaaaaaatattttccccttttgaataacaatatttttaaaatgttaacacatagagtcctatcatacagccacatcatacgtcatttgaaagcttattatatctacttgaagaaaattgacaatgttgagctatTAACGCTGTACccctttatttgcataatttacacgggCAAGCAATTTGCAgatatacaatattttattagaaaattcattgttaagtattctaaacatacttttacactatcgagtgatatatggtctgtggtgatggtatttgcatgtaaaacacaaaattgatatcaaaagtgatatttgaattaatttacggaaatattttcatatttctgtcgaaataaatatttcctctttttaataatggtatttaaaaaaaataatttaagtatcaatgcaacaaaaagatccacaCGAAAGACACTActgtagttgttgaaatgtagctttgtagcttaaacaatgtgtcagagtaagctgcagtcaaagtaatggtatgattcatgatccaaattattcatgtcatttccagtaaatctagtaattgtaggaatt contains the following coding sequences:
- the LOC139114063 gene encoding carnitine O-acetyltransferase-like: MVDDLQVHAFQFKPFGKNMPKANRMSPDAFIQVALQLAYYRIYSQPAATSESASLRRYRLGRIDTIRSCTTDSVNFCKAMLNEKKTPSEKYRLLRKAVEAHMTYTNEVCYSKSFLVFIFQWRPQACVITKRDMQNLCEAQSLFRSKMCDILSMSV